CCTGGATAGGAAAGGGCTGCTTGTCTCAGTATGTAACAGTATTACCTCGGAAGAAGGCGATATCTTTGATGTGGAGGCGCATGTATCTAAATCGAGGCAGGCTCGCTTAGATTTTGTGCTTGGCGTGAAAGGCAAAGACCATCTCTTGGCAATACTACAGAGAATCAGTCAGATGGATGGGGTGTTGGAAGCGCAAAGGATGTGAGGTGAAGGTTATAGGTAAAGGGTAAAGGGTAAAGGGGTTGAGATTTAAATAACCCGTGGCCTTTTACCCTTAATCTTTTACCCATCAACCTAGTTGGCTTTTACAACCGGTTTTACGACAGCCCCTGAACGAATACAACGTGTGCAGACGCGCATATGTTTGGCATTTCCTCCAGGCGCCGCTACTCGAACTC
This portion of the Desulfobulbaceae bacterium genome encodes:
- a CDS encoding 50S ribosomal protein L28, producing MSKMCEICGKKPATGNNVSHAHNKTRRRWLPNLQRVRVAAPGGNAKHMRVCTRCIRSGAVVKPVVKAN